The following nucleotide sequence is from Oceanispirochaeta sp. M1.
TTCGGCAGCTGTTGTGCTGCTGAAGTGGAAATGGCTGAACTGATTTGCTCTCTTTGTGACGGTATCGATAAAGTGCGCATGGTTAATTCCGGTACCGAGGCCACTATGACAGCACTTCGCCTGGCCAGAGGATATACCGGCAGGGAGAGAGTTGTTAAGTTTGCAGGCTGCTATCACGGGCATCATGATGCCATGCTTGTGTCTGCTGGAAGCGGACTGCTTACACAGGGACAGGCTAGCAGTGAAGGGGTCACAGCAGGTACGGTGGCCTCCGTTTCTGTTCTGCCTTATGGGGATGCCGATGCATTTTCTCTTTTTATGAAAGAGAAGGGGGATGAAACGGCAGCAGTTATCGTAGAGCCTGTGGCAGGAAATATGGGACTTGTGAACCCCGGTAAGGACTACCTGCTGCATTTACGAAGGCTTTGCAGCTCTCATGGTACTGTTTTAATTTTTGATGAAGTTATCACCGGATTCCGTCAGGGTCCCTTTCCTTATGGAAATGCCGTAGAGGTAATGGCTGACCTGACCTGCCTAGGGAAGATTATCGGTGGGGGCATGCCCATTGGTGCTATTGGTGGAAGAGCTGATATTCTTGACTGCCTATCTCCAGAAGGGGCTGTTTATCAGGCGGGAACCCTAAGTGGAAATCCTGTGGCTCTGGCGGCAGGCATCACCACTTTAAAGAAGCTCAGAGATGAAAACCCCTATGGTGAAATGGAAAGGCTTTGTTCTCTTATGGCTGAAAAGGTCAACACTTTTGCTGAACGGAAAGATCTGGATTTTCATATAGCCCATATTGGCGGTCAATTTACACCCTTTTTCCGGAAAGAGGAAATCAGATCTTTAGAGGACGCTCAACACTGTGATACCGATCGATTTGCTGCTTTCCATCGTTATATGCTTTCCCGAAAGATCTATCTGCCTCCTTCACAGTTTGAAACAGCTTTCTTCAGTGCAGTCCATTGTGAAAAGGATGCCTTATTCCTGGCAGATGGGGTGATAGATTTTTTAGAGAATTTATAAAATAGTTTTAATAGGACTCTCTCTGTTCGGGGGAGTCGCTGTTCTGATTATTCCTTTCATATCTCTTTAAATAATAAAAGAACAGAGATATTCCCAGGATAGCTGAGAGAATATATCCCCCAGTCAACCCGGTACAGAGTCCTGCCAAACCAAAGTGTCGGGAAAGGAACCACCCCAGAGGAAGGGTCATGAAAAAATTATGACCCAGGGTCACCAGCATGGCCGGGCCTCCCTCTCCCAGACTGTTCAGTCCTCCCGAAGCGCTTGTCCGCATGGCGATAAACAGATAAGAAGGTACAAGGAGCCTCAGCATCAGTATCCCCTGTTCTAAACTCTCCTCTCCCTTAAGCATCAGTGAGAGCAGAGGACGGGCAAATATAATCAATAACAGGGATATCGGGATTAATACAATCGCTGTGAGCCGGATATTTGTCAGGTAGACTTTCCCCGTACGTTTGAATTGCTGTGCACCGTTATTCACACCCATCATTGTGACGGCTCCTCCGGAAAAACCGTGGGAAGGAATCAAAACAATGCGTCTGAATGTAAAGCAGGCAGTATAGGCCGCTGTAGCTCCTGCTCCGAAGGGTGCAATCAGCCAGTAAATGAAGCCAAGTGAGAAAGAGCTGAGAGAGCGGTTGAACATAGCAGGAAACCCTACTTTCATAATACTTCTGAATGTTTCTACTTCAATTTTTTCCCTGAAAAAGGAAGAAGGAGTCAGGAAACCTTCT
It contains:
- a CDS encoding MATE family efflux transporter, with protein sequence MESRKRIHIRYKEEILSGEISPLLIKLGLPGALGLFLQNSFNLVDRLFVAHLGEEELSAVGIAFIIQSFLMALGGGLSSGLRSHSSRSAGADKLDKIREGAHQGFYLVLLAGILIPLTGVILTPFFYRTLAVGQDIFLPAVAYTNIILWGAFFQFFFVYGNSLLRGIGEMKIPLKLLILSIVINLILDPILIFGWGPVPPLGVRGAALATVIARATSIIILFRILVREGFLTPSSFFREKIEVETFRSIMKVGFPAMFNRSLSSFSLGFIYWLIAPFGAGATAAYTACFTFRRIVLIPSHGFSGGAVTMMGVNNGAQQFKRTGKVYLTNIRLTAIVLIPISLLLIIFARPLLSLMLKGEESLEQGILMLRLLVPSYLFIAMRTSASGGLNSLGEGGPAMLVTLGHNFFMTLPLGWFLSRHFGLAGLCTGLTGGYILSAILGISLFFYYLKRYERNNQNSDSPEQRESY
- the hemL gene encoding glutamate-1-semialdehyde 2,1-aminomutase, encoding MQTSKDLFNKAKTFIPGGVNSPVRAFTSVGADPIYMKSGHGAWMVSEEGDEYLDFCGSWGPLVLGHADPDVVRAVQEAVSRGLSFGSCCAAEVEMAELICSLCDGIDKVRMVNSGTEATMTALRLARGYTGRERVVKFAGCYHGHHDAMLVSAGSGLLTQGQASSEGVTAGTVASVSVLPYGDADAFSLFMKEKGDETAAVIVEPVAGNMGLVNPGKDYLLHLRRLCSSHGTVLIFDEVITGFRQGPFPYGNAVEVMADLTCLGKIIGGGMPIGAIGGRADILDCLSPEGAVYQAGTLSGNPVALAAGITTLKKLRDENPYGEMERLCSLMAEKVNTFAERKDLDFHIAHIGGQFTPFFRKEEIRSLEDAQHCDTDRFAAFHRYMLSRKIYLPPSQFETAFFSAVHCEKDALFLADGVIDFLENL